Proteins from one Fragaria vesca subsp. vesca linkage group LG6, FraVesHawaii_1.0, whole genome shotgun sequence genomic window:
- the LOC101310045 gene encoding uncharacterized protein LOC101310045: MMTMGRETMQMQEIISTAGAGIDDKPVARVLLFNFREVQSHDDDHNSIERTNLKTVLTSQIVEAEELYADENFFASEPAAVPVIAQIVEAEEFPDVEVGIETAVLHVRADTEDGVELGYGDEEDGDSDEYGELDFGDYFDCWG, translated from the exons ATGATGACTATGGGTAGGGAGACTATGCAGATGCAGGAGATTATTTCAACTGCGGGAGCTGGTATAG ATGATAAGCCAGTAGCAAGAGTGTTATTGTTCAATTTTAGGGAGG TACAGAGTCATGATGATGATCATAATTCAATCGAGCGAACGAACCTAAAAACAGTACTG ACATCTCAGATCGTCGAGGCGGAGGAGTTGTATGCAGATGAGAACTTCTTTGCTTCAGAGCCTGCCGCCGTTCCTGTG ATTGCTCAGATTGTGGAGGCCGAAGAGTTCCCCGATGTTGAGGTTGGAATAGAGACTGCAGTTTTACATGTG CGCGCTGATACTGAGGATGGTGTAGAACTTGGATATGGAGATGAGGAGGATGGAGATTCTGACGAGTATGGGGAACTAGACTTTGGTGACTATTTTGACTGTTGGGGATAG
- the LOC101306263 gene encoding uncharacterized protein LOC101306263 yields the protein MAVVEGFRYAHHVVQQSEPNREGWEEDKLLIIFKLFKISIRRRHSHARIHFRDKNQIDEKDMWASFSDFKHQVSASNPNRNTEVYEQQICSYLSTMSVPEDKHPAIIQKLFRVVEAAETSQVPVIVNVWHAHCRIGPYTRRVGRQVGPKFTPAATSAIEGLRSLVHLKDSVFRQTPSCAICLEDFDVLDQQELPITGLPCQHHFHVHCIVQCLEISHLCPLCRYAMPTQED from the coding sequence ATGGCTGTTGTAGAGGGATTCAGGTATGCTCATCATGTGGTTCAACAAAGCGAACCCAACCGAGAAGGGTGGGAAGAGGACAAGCTTCTCATCATATTCAAGCTCTTCAAGATAAGTATACGTCGCCGTCACAGTCACGCTCGAATTCATTTTCGAGATAAGAATCAAATTGATGAAAAGGATATGTGGGCTAGTTTCTCCGATTTCAAGCATCAAGTTTCAGCATCCAATCCTAATAGAAATACGGAGGTCTATGAGCAGCAGATCTGCAGTTATCTTTCAACTATGTCCGTGCCGGAAGATAAACATCCGGCCATTATTCAAAAGTTATTCCGGGTGGTAGAGGCGGCGGAGACCTCCCAAGTCCCTGTTATTGTAAATGTATGGCACGCCCACTGCAGGATTGGGCCATACACCCGACGAGTAGGTCGTCAAGTTGGACCCAAATTCACTCCTGCAGCTACATCCGCAATCGAGGGTTTGAGGTCACTTGTGCATTTAAAGGATTCTGTTTTTCGACAGACGCCCTCGTGTGCTATTTGCTTGGAGGATTTTGATGTTCTTGATCAACAAGAACTCCCCATTACTGGATTGCCCTGCCAGCACCATTTTCATGTACATTGCATTGTTCAGTGCCTGGAGATCAGCCACCTGTGCCCCCTATGCCGATACGCGATGCCAACACAAGAAGATTAA
- the LOC101306554 gene encoding receptor-like serine/threonine-protein kinase SD1-8-like: MDTRSNTIKLMLSLFISCLYLSTSISLAADSITTSQSLSGDQTIVSAGGVFELGFFKPGNASKFYIGIWYKQVSEQTIVWVANREQPVLDRMSSVLKISDGNLVLFDESNTSIWSTNVASDVTLGTSIQAVLLDDGNFVLRPKSDSSHPLWQSFDHPTHTFLPGSKIGLNRGTKQTQMLTSWNNIEDPSPGQFSLELDPKDNSFIMKWNRSVSYWTSGSWDENKRTFSLLCYMCNFSYVKNENESFFTYSLYDPRIISRFIMDVTGQLKHLTWDPLRRESYWSQPTKQCQVYGLCGAFSSCDENSFPFCKCLMGFEPKSVTRWELQDYSVGCSRKTRLKCGNVTGVEGMSDRFIKMSSRLSSADKQLQDVYTIEHCESICLNDCNCTAYGYSSSSSECTTWEGDLLADKNGNTLYIRIAASDYKNLKGRKWRIVIVTVSATVGLVGTLLLLTIDFFGYLLWKKTLGKRSETIKNLSAAGVEKGTELELFSLRSILVATNNFSEANKLGEGGFGPVYKGILPENQEVAIKRLSKKSGQGQQEFMNELKLIAKLQHTSLVRLMGCCIEAEEMILMYEYMPNRSLDKFLFDPSEKTKLDWGKRFRIIEGIAQGLLYIHKYSRLKIIHRDLKASNILLDGTLSPKISDFGMAKIFDINQTEANTNRVVGTYGYMSPEYARYGHFSEKSDVFSFGVLLLEIVSGKKNASFCRFERVLTLSEWAWDLWKEGRGTEVIDASVRETIRVHEALRCIHVGLLCVQESAADRPAMASVIHMLQGNEATSLPPANEPAFSTQTNINTATGNSFQTSTNYSNNELTISLPEAR; encoded by the exons ATGGATACCAGGAGCAACACAATTAAGTTGATGCTTTCCCTTTTCATCTCATGCCTATATCTCAGTACTTCTATCTCCCTTGCAGCTGACTCCATCACTACAAGCCAATCTCTATCTGGTGATCAAACCATTGTTTCAGCAGGTGGGGTTTTTGAACTGGGTTTCTTCAAACCAGGTAATGCTTCAAAATTCTACATAGGCATTTGGTACAAGCAAGTATCAGAGCAAACCATAGTCTGGGTGGCAAATAGGGAACAACCTGTCCTTGATAGAATGTCTTCAGTACTGAAGATCTCAGATGGTAATTTAGTACTCTTTGATGAGTCCAACACTTCAATCTGGTCTACAAATGTGGCTTCCGACGTCACCTTAGGCACTTCTATACAAGCAGTTCTTTTAGATGATGGAAACTTTGTCTTAAGACCCAAGTCTGATTCCTCCCACCCTTTATGGCAAAGTTTTGATCATCCAACCCATACTTTTCTACCAGGAAGTAAAATTGGATTGAACAGAGGTACCAAACAAACCCAGATGCTTACTTCATGGAATAATATAGAGGATCCTTCACCGGGCCAATTCTCTCTTGAGCTAGACCCAAAGGACAACTCATTTATCATGAAGTGGAATAGGTCTGTATCGTATTGGACAAGTGGATCTTGGGATGAAAACAAACGTACTTTCAGTTTGCTTTGCTATATGTGCAATTTTAGCTATGTTAAAAACGAAAATGAGAGCTTCTTCACCTATTCTCTATATGATCCTCGCATCATATCTCGATTCATAATGGATGTCACGGGTCAGCTTAAGCACCTGACCTGGGATCCTCTGCGACGGGAGTCGTATTGGTCTCAGCCGACAAAACAATGTCAAGTTTATGGTCTGTGTGGGGCATTTAGTAGTTGCGATGAAAACTCCTTTCCCTTCTGTAAGTGTCTGATGGGTTTTGAACCAAAGTCAGTGACCCGTTGGGAGTTGCAGGATTACTCTGTTGGGTGTTCAAGAAAAACCAGGCTGAAGTGTGGAAATGTTACTGGTGTTGAAGGGATGAGTGACAGGTTTATAAAAATGTCAAGCAGGCTATCATCCGCAGATAAACAGCTTCAGGATGTTTATACTATTGAACACTGTGAATCAATTTGCTTAAATGACTGCAATTGCACTGCTTATGGTTATAGCAGCTCTTCTTCTGAATGTACAACTTGGGAGGGCGATCTGTTGGCGGATAAAAATGGAAATACTTTATACATCAGAATAGCAGCTTCGGATTATAAGAATCTCAAAG GTAGAAAATGGAGGATTGTAATTGTAACAGTGTCAGCAACAGTAGGGTTGGTAGGAACCCTACTGTTGCTTACTATAGATTTTTTTGGCTATCTTTTATGGAAGAAAACTTTGGGAAAGAGAAG TGAAACTATCAAGAATCTTAGTGCTGCTGGGGTGGAGAAGGGTACGGAACTAGAACTATTTAGTTTAAGGAGTATATTAGTAGCTACTAATAACTTCTCTGAAGCGAATAAACTAGGAGAGGGAGGATTCGGCCCTGTTTATAAG GGGATTTTGCCTGAAAATCAAGAAGTAGCCATAAAAAGGCTATCAAAGAAGTCCGGGCAAGGACAACAGGAGTTCATGAATGAGTTAAAGCTTATAGCTAAGCTCCAACATACCAGTCTTGTTAGACTCATGGGTTGCTGCATTGAAGCAGAGGAAATGATATTGATGTATGAGTACATGCCAAATCGAAGTTTGGACAAATTTCTGTTTG ATCCATCCGAAAAGACAAAATTGGACTGGGGTAAACGTTTTAGAATTATAGAAGGTATAGCTCAAGGATTGCTTTATATCCACAAGTACTCGAGATTAAAAATCATTCACAGGGATCTAAAAGCAAGTAATATTCTGTTGGATGGAACATTGAGCCCTAAGATTTCTGACTTTGGAATGGCAAAGATTTTTGACATAAATCAAACTGAAGCAAATACTAACAGGGTTGTAGGGACCTA CGGTTACATGTCCCCTGAGTATGCACGCTATGGTCATTTCTCTGAGAAATCAGATGTCTTTAGCTTTGGAGTTTTGTTGTTGGAGATTGTAAGTGGAAAAAAGAATGCTAGTTTCTGTCGTTTTGAAAGAGTACTAACTCTTTCTGAATGG GCATGGGACCTATGGAAAGAAGGAAGAGGAACAGAGGTGATTGATGCATCAGTAAGAGAAACGATTCGGGTTCATGAAGCTTTAAGGTGTATCCATGTAGGACTTTTGTGCGTTCAAGAATCTGCAGCTGATCGACCTGCAATGGCGTCAGTAATTCACATGTTGCAGGGAAATGAAGCTACGTCTCTTCCACCCGCCAATGAACCCGCCTTTTCAACACAGACGAATATCAATACTGCTACTGGTAATTCTTTTCAAACTTCTACCAATTATTCAAACAATGAGCTCACGATTAGTTTGCCAGAAGCTCGATAG